The Populus trichocarpa isolate Nisqually-1 chromosome 11, P.trichocarpa_v4.1, whole genome shotgun sequence genome has a segment encoding these proteins:
- the LOC7497013 gene encoding G-type lectin S-receptor-like serine/threonine-protein kinase B120 isoform X4, with protein MITMSRSPVIVFFFSLLFLAPSCHAATNTLTKGQSIKDGETLISVDENFELGFFSPGNSTSRYVGVRYSKIQDQAVIWVANRDKPISGTDGVLRIGEDGNLMVVDGNGSSVWSSNASFVSSNTTLMLDTTGNLILSSNDSIGDTDKAYWQSFNNPTDTYLPHMKVLIGSAEIHAFTSWKSTSDPSPGNFTMGVDPRGAPQIVVWEQSRRRWRSGHWNAQIFSGVPSMAASTTYRYGFKVTPGNDGKFYLTYNPSDPSELMKFQITWNGFEEQKRWNESTKAWQVMQSQPSEECEKYNHCGNFGVCTPSGSPNCRCLEGFQPRHPDQWRLGNWSGGCERRSPLQCQRNASNGGEDGFKAVRCTKLPDFADVYQLSSDDCKKWCQNNCSCKAYAHVTGIQCMIWNGDLTDVQNHMQSGNTLYMRLAYSELDHSRMSTYVIVLIVSAGLAFLAICIWLLWMLKKKLKATSASMSTNHELQVYDLSRSKEYTTDLSGPGDLVLEGSQVNGPDLPMFNFNFVAAATNNFSEENKLGQGGFGHVYKGKLPGGEEIAVKRLSKISGQGLQEFKNEIILIAKLQHRNLVRLLGCSIQGDEKMLIYEYMPNKSLDYFLFDPEKQGLLEWNKRFEIIEGIARGLLYLHRDSRLRIIHRDLKASNILLDEGMNPKISDFGMARIFGANQNEINTNRVVGTYGYMAPEYAMEGLFSVKSDVYSFGVLLLEIVSGRRNTSFHMTDHVILIAYAWDLWSEGKAMEMVDPSIRDSCNENEVLRCIQLGMLCVQDSALHRPNMASVVLMLESSTTSIPLPREPTFTSVRASIDTETFMEAQEITSSNDLTVSMGEISTISNEVVD; from the exons ATGATCACCATGAGCAGGAGccctgttattgtttttttcttctccttgttgTTTCTAGCTCCCTCTTGCCATGCTGCGACTAATACGCTAACCAAAGGCCAATCGATTAAAGATGGTGAAACCTTGATATctgttgatgaaaactttgAGTTGGGATTCTTTAGCCCTGGAAATTCCACTTCAAGATATGTTGGTGTTAGGTATTCCAAGATTCAGGACCAGGCTGTCATCTGGGTTGCTAATAGAGACAAACCAATATCTGGTACTGATGGAGTCTTGAGGATAGGTGAAGATGGGAATTTGATGGTTGTAGATGGAAATGGAAGTTCAGTTTGGTCAAGCAATGCTTCATTTGTGTCTAGTAACACAACATTAATGCTTGACACTACAGGCAATCTTATTCTCTCAAGCAATGATAGTATTGGTGACACAGATAAGGCCTATTGGCAAAGCTTCAATAATCCTACGGATACGTATCTGCCACACATGAAAGTTCTTATAGGTTCTGCAGAGATTCATGCCTTCACTTCATGGAAATCTACAAGCGATCCTTCACCAGGAAACTTCACCATGGGAGTTGATCCTCGCGGAGCACCACAAATAGTGGTTTGGGAGCAATCGAGAAGAAGGTGGAGAAGTGGGCATTGGAATGCGCAAATATTCTCAGGTGTGCCATCTATGGCAGCTTCTACCACTTACCGATATGGATTTAAGGTCACTCCTGGAAACGATGGAAAGTTTTATTTAACATACAATCCATCAGATCCTTCTGAATTGATGAAGTTTCAAATAACTTGGAATGGGTTTGAAGAGCAGAAAAGGTGGAATGAAAGTACAAAGGCGTGGCAAGTAATGCAATCACAGCCTTCTGAAGAGTGTGAGAAATACAATCACTGTGGAAATTTTGGAGTCTGTACTCCATCGGGATCTCCCAACTGCAGATGTCTAGAAGGGTTTCAGCCAAGGCATCCAGATCAGTGGAGACTAGGAAATTGGTCAGGAGGATGTGAAAGAAGGTCTCCTTTACAGTGCCAGAGGAACGCCAGTAATGGTGGAGAAGATGGGTTCAAAGCAGTAAGGTGCACGAAGTTGCCTGATTTTGCAGATGTGTATCAATTGTCCTCTGATGATTGCAAAAAATGGTGTCAAAATAACTGTTCGTGTAAGGCGTATGCGCACGTCACTGGGATTCAATGCATGATATGGAATGGGGACTTGACTGATGTCCAGAATCATATGCAAAGTGGGAACACCCTGTACATGCGTCTCGCGTATTCTGAATTAG ATCACAGCAGGATGTCTACTTATGTGATAGTACTGATAGTTTCGGCTGGACTGGCCTTCCTAGCCATCTGTATATGGCTACTGTGGATGCTCAAAAAGAAACTCAAAG CTACCTCAGCTTCAATGTCGACAAATCATGAATTACAAGTTTATGATTTGAGCAGAAGTAAAGAGTATACAACAGATCTTTCTGGACCTGGTGACCTTGTTTTAGAAGGGAGCCAAGTTAATGGTCCAGATTTGCCAATGTTCAACTTCAACTTTGTTGCAGCTGCAACAAACAATTTTTCTGAAGAAAATAAGCTTGGGCAGGGGGGATTTGGCCATGTTTACAAG GGCAAGCTTCCTGGAGGAGAGGAAATAGCAGTAAAGAGGCTTTCAAAAATCTCTGGCCAAGGCTTACAGGAGTTCAAGAATGAAATTATTCTGATTGCCAAATTGCAGCATAGAAATCTTGTTCGATTATTGGGATGCAGCATTCAGGGTGATGAGAAGATGCTGATTTATGAATATATGCCAAATAAAAGCCTGGATTACTTCCTTTTTG ACCCTGAGAAGCAAGGGCTATTAGAGTGGAATAAACGTTTCGAAATAATTGAAGGGATCGCCAGAGGCCTTCTTTATCTCCATAGAGATTCAAGACTACGAATCATTCACCGGGACCTGAAGGCTAGTAACATTTTGTTGGACGAGGGAATGAACCCAAAGATTTCAGACTTCGGCATGGCCAGAATATTTGGCGCTAACCAAAATGAAATAAACACAAACAGAGTTGTTGGCACATA CGGTTATATGGCACCCGAATACGCCATGGAAGGCCTATTCTCAGTGAAGTCTGATGTTTATAGCTTTGGAGTATTACTTCTAGAGATTGTCAGTGGCCGAAGGAATACTAGCTTCCATATGACAGATCACGTTATCCTTATTGCTTAT GCATGGGATCTTTGGAGTGAAGGTAAAGCAATGGAGATGGTTGATCCTTCCATCCGAGATTCATGTAACGAAAACGAAGTGTTGAGATGCATACAACTCGGCATGTTGTGTGTGCAAGATTCTGCACTTCATAGACCAAACATGGCATCAGTTGTACTCATGCTGGAGAGCAGCACAACAAGCATTCCATTGCCTAGGGAACCCACTTTTACTTCTGTCAGAGCCTCTATAGATACAGAAACTTTTATGGAAGCACAAGAAATCACTTCGTCGAATGACTTGACAGTTTCAATG GGAGAAATTTCAACCATAAGCAACGAGGTTGTGGATTGA
- the LOC7497013 gene encoding G-type lectin S-receptor-like serine/threonine-protein kinase B120 isoform X5, translating to MITMSRSPVIVFFFSLLFLAPSCHAATNTLTKGQSIKDGETLISVDENFELGFFSPGNSTSRYVGVRYSKIQDQAVIWVANRDKPISGTDGVLRIGEDGNLMVVDGNGSSVWSSNASFVSSNTTLMLDTTGNLILSSNDSIGDTDKAYWQSFNNPTDTYLPHMKVLIGSAEIHAFTSWKSTSDPSPGNFTMGVDPRGAPQIVVWEQSRRRWRSGHWNAQIFSGVPSMAASTTYRYGFKVTPGNDGKFYLTYNPSDPSELMKFQITWNGFEEQKRWNESTKAWQVMQSQPSEECEKYNHCGNFGVCTPSGSPNCRCLEGFQPRHPDQWRLGNWSGGCERRSPLQCQRNASNGGEDGFKAVRCTKLPDFADVYQLSSDDCKKWCQNNCSCKAYAHVTGIQCMIWNGDLTDVQNHMQSGNTLYMRLAYSELDHSRMSTYVIVLIVSAGLAFLAICIWLLWMLKKKLKATSASMSTNHELQVYDLSRSKEYTTDLSGPGDLVLEGSQVNGPDLPMFNFNFVAAATNNFSEENKLGQGGFGHVYKGKLPGGEEIAVKRLSKISGQGLQEFKNEIILIAKLQHRNLVRLLGCSIQGDEKMLIYEYMPNKSLDYFLFDPEKQGLLEWNKRFEIIEGIARGLLYLHRDSRLRIIHRDLKASNILLDEGMNPKISDFGMARIFGANQNEINTNRVVGTYGYMAPEYAMEGLFSVKSDVYSFGVLLLEIVSGRRNTSFRMTDHVILIAYAWDLWSEGKAMEMVDPSIRDSCNENEVLRCIQLGMLCVQDSALHRPNMASVVLMLESSTTSIPLPREPTFTSVRASIDTETFMEAQEITSSNDLTVSMGEISTISNEVVD from the exons ATGATCACCATGAGCAGGAGccctgttattgtttttttcttctccttgttgTTTCTAGCTCCCTCTTGCCATGCTGCGACTAATACGCTAACCAAAGGCCAATCGATTAAAGATGGTGAAACCTTGATATctgttgatgaaaactttgAGTTGGGATTCTTTAGCCCTGGAAATTCCACTTCAAGATATGTTGGTGTTAGGTATTCCAAGATTCAGGACCAGGCTGTCATCTGGGTTGCTAATAGAGACAAACCAATATCTGGTACTGATGGAGTCTTGAGGATAGGTGAAGATGGGAATTTGATGGTTGTAGATGGAAATGGAAGTTCAGTTTGGTCAAGCAATGCTTCATTTGTGTCTAGTAACACAACATTAATGCTTGACACTACAGGCAATCTTATTCTCTCAAGCAATGATAGTATTGGTGACACAGATAAGGCCTATTGGCAAAGCTTCAATAATCCTACGGATACGTATCTGCCACACATGAAAGTTCTTATAGGTTCTGCAGAGATTCATGCCTTCACTTCATGGAAATCTACAAGCGATCCTTCACCAGGAAACTTCACCATGGGAGTTGATCCTCGCGGAGCACCACAAATAGTGGTTTGGGAGCAATCGAGAAGAAGGTGGAGAAGTGGGCATTGGAATGCGCAAATATTCTCAGGTGTGCCATCTATGGCAGCTTCTACCACTTACCGATATGGATTTAAGGTCACTCCTGGAAACGATGGAAAGTTTTATTTAACATACAATCCATCAGATCCTTCTGAATTGATGAAGTTTCAAATAACTTGGAATGGGTTTGAAGAGCAGAAAAGGTGGAATGAAAGTACAAAGGCGTGGCAAGTAATGCAATCACAGCCTTCTGAAGAGTGTGAGAAATACAATCACTGTGGAAATTTTGGAGTCTGTACTCCATCGGGATCTCCCAACTGCAGATGTCTAGAAGGGTTTCAGCCAAGGCATCCAGATCAGTGGAGACTAGGAAATTGGTCAGGAGGATGTGAAAGAAGGTCTCCTTTACAGTGCCAGAGGAACGCCAGTAATGGTGGAGAAGATGGGTTCAAAGCAGTAAGGTGCACGAAGTTGCCTGATTTTGCAGATGTGTATCAATTGTCCTCTGATGATTGCAAAAAATGGTGTCAAAATAACTGTTCGTGTAAGGCGTATGCGCACGTCACTGGGATTCAATGCATGATATGGAATGGGGACTTGACTGATGTCCAGAATCATATGCAAAGTGGGAACACCCTGTACATGCGTCTCGCGTATTCTGAATTAG ATCACAGCAGGATGTCTACTTATGTGATAGTACTGATAGTTTCGGCTGGACTGGCCTTCCTAGCCATCTGTATATGGCTACTGTGGATGCTCAAAAAGAAACTCAAAG CTACCTCAGCTTCAATGTCGACAAATCATGAATTACAAGTTTATGATTTGAGCAGAAGTAAAGAGTATACAACAGATCTTTCTGGACCTGGTGACCTTGTTTTAGAAGGGAGCCAAGTTAATGGTCCAGATTTGCCAATGTTCAACTTCAACTTTGTTGCAGCTGCAACAAACAATTTTTCTGAAGAAAATAAGCTTGGGCAGGGGGGATTTGGCCATGTTTACAAG GGCAAGCTTCCTGGAGGAGAGGAAATAGCAGTAAAGAGGCTTTCAAAAATCTCTGGCCAAGGCTTACAGGAGTTCAAGAATGAAATTATTCTGATTGCCAAATTGCAGCATAGAAATCTTGTTCGATTATTGGGATGCAGCATTCAGGGTGATGAGAAGATGCTGATTTATGAATATATGCCAAATAAAAGCCTGGATTACTTCCTTTTTG ACCCTGAGAAGCAAGGGCTATTAGAGTGGAATAAACGTTTCGAAATAATTGAAGGGATCGCCAGAGGCCTTCTTTATCTCCATAGAGATTCAAGACTACGAATCATTCACCGGGACCTGAAGGCTAGTAACATTTTGTTGGACGAGGGAATGAACCCAAAGATTTCAGACTTCGGCATGGCCAGAATATTTGGCGCTAACCAAAATGAAATAAACACAAACAGAGTTGTTGGCACATA CGGTTACATGGCACCCGAATACGCCATGGAAGGCCTATTCTCAGTGAAGTCTGATGTTTATAGCTTTGGAGTATTACTGCTAGAGATTGTCAGTGGCCGAAGGAATACTAGCTTCCGTATGACAGATCACGTTATCCTTATTGCTTAT GCATGGGATCTTTGGAGTGAAGGTAAAGCAATGGAGATGGTTGATCCTTCCATCCGAGATTCATGTAACGAAAACGAAGTGTTGAGATGCATACAACTCGGCATGTTGTGTGTGCAAGATTCTGCACTTCATAGACCAAACATGGCATCAGTTGTACTCATGCTGGAGAGCAGCACAACAAGCATTCCATTGCCTAGGGAACCCACTTTTACTTCTGTCAGAGCCTCTATAGATACAGAAACTTTTATGGAAGCACAAGAAATCACTTCGTCGAATGACTTGACAGTTTCAATG GGAGAAATTTCAACCATAAGCAACGAGGTTGTGGATTGA
- the LOC7497013 gene encoding G-type lectin S-receptor-like serine/threonine-protein kinase B120 isoform X3 — translation MITMSRSPVIVFFFSLLFLAPSCHAATNTLTKGQSIKDGETLISVDENFELGFFSPGNSTSRYVGVRYSKIQDQAVIWVANRDKPISGTDGVLRIGEDGNLMVVDGNGSSVWSSNASFVSSNTTLMLDTTGNLILSSNDSIGDTDKAYWQSFNNPTDTYLPHMKVLIGSAEIHAFTSWKSTSDPSPGNFTMGVDPRGAPQIVVWEQSRRRWRSGHWNAQIFSGVPSMAASTTYRYGFKVTPGNDGKFYLTYNPSDPSELMKFQITWNGFEEQKRWNESTKAWQVMQSQPSEECEKYNHCGNFGVCTPSGSPNCRCLEGFQPRHPDQWRLGNWSGGCERRSPLQCQRNASNGGEDGFKAVRCTKLPDFADVYQLSSDDCKKWCQNNCSCKAYAHVTGIQCMIWNGDLTDVQNHMQSGNTLYMRLAYSELDHSRMSTYVIVLIVSAGLAFLAICIWLLWMLKKKLKATSASMSTNHELQVYDLSRSKEYTTDLSGPGDLVLEGSQVNGPDLPMFNFNFVAAATNNFSEENKLGQGGFGHVYKGKLPGGEEIAVKRLSKISGQGLQEFKNEIILIAKLQHRNLVRLLGCSIQGDEKMLIYEYMPNKSLDYFLFDPEKQGLLEWNKRFEIIEGIARGLLYLHRDSRLRIIHRDLKASNILLDEGMNPKISDFGMARIFGANQNEINTNRVVGTYGYMAPEYAMEGLFSVKSDVYSFGVLLLEIVSGRRNTSFRMTDHVILIAYAWDLWSEGKAMEMVDPSIRDSCNENEVLRCIQLGMLCVQDSALHRPNMASVVLMLESSTTSIPLPREPTFTSVRASIDTETFMEAQEITSSNDLTVSMGEISTISNEVVD, via the exons ATGATCACCATGAGCAGGAGccctgttattgtttttttcttctccttgttgTTTCTAGCTCCCTCTTGCCATGCTGCGACTAATACGCTAACCAAAGGCCAATCGATTAAAGATGGTGAAACCTTGATATctgttgatgaaaactttgAGTTGGGATTCTTTAGCCCTGGAAATTCCACTTCAAGATATGTTGGTGTTAGGTATTCCAAGATTCAGGACCAGGCTGTCATCTGGGTTGCTAATAGAGACAAACCAATATCTGGTACTGATGGAGTCTTGAGGATAGGTGAAGATGGGAATTTGATGGTTGTAGATGGAAATGGAAGTTCAGTTTGGTCAAGCAATGCTTCATTTGTGTCTAGTAACACAACATTAATGCTTGACACTACAGGCAATCTTATTCTCTCAAGCAATGATAGTATTGGTGACACAGATAAGGCCTATTGGCAAAGCTTCAATAATCCTACGGATACGTATCTGCCACACATGAAAGTTCTTATAGGTTCTGCAGAGATTCATGCCTTCACTTCATGGAAATCTACAAGCGATCCTTCACCAGGAAACTTCACCATGGGAGTTGATCCTCGCGGAGCACCACAAATAGTGGTTTGGGAGCAATCGAGAAGAAGGTGGAGAAGTGGGCATTGGAATGCGCAAATATTCTCAGGTGTGCCATCTATGGCAGCTTCTACCACTTACCGATATGGATTTAAGGTCACTCCTGGAAACGATGGAAAGTTTTATTTAACATACAATCCATCAGATCCTTCTGAATTGATGAAGTTTCAAATAACTTGGAATGGGTTTGAAGAGCAGAAAAGGTGGAATGAAAGTACAAAGGCGTGGCAAGTAATGCAATCACAGCCTTCTGAAGAGTGTGAGAAATACAATCACTGTGGAAATTTTGGAGTCTGTACTCCATCGGGATCTCCCAACTGCAGATGTCTAGAAGGGTTTCAGCCAAGGCATCCAGATCAGTGGAGACTAGGAAATTGGTCAGGAGGATGTGAAAGAAGGTCTCCTTTACAGTGCCAGAGGAACGCCAGTAATGGTGGAGAAGATGGGTTCAAAGCAGTAAGGTGCACGAAGTTGCCTGATTTTGCAGATGTGTATCAATTGTCCTCTGATGATTGCAAAAAATGGTGTCAAAATAACTGTTCGTGTAAGGCGTATGCGCACGTCACTGGGATTCAATGCATGATATGGAATGGGGACTTGACTGATGTCCAGAATCATATGCAAAGTGGGAACACCCTGTACATGCGTCTCGCGTATTCTGAATTAG ATCACAGCAGGATGTCTACTTATGTGATAGTACTGATAGTTTCGGCTGGACTGGCCTTCCTAGCCATCTGTATATGGCTACTGTGGATGCTCAAAAAGAAACTCAAAG CTACCTCAGCTTCAATGTCGACAAATCATGAATTACAAGTTTATGATTTGAGCAGAAGTAAAGAGTATACAACAGATCTTTCTGGACCTGGTGACCTTGTTTTAGAAGGGAGCCAAGTTAATGGTCCAGATTTGCCAATGTTCAACTTCAACTTTGTTGCAGCTGCAACAAACAATTTTTCTGAAGAAAATAAGCTTGGGCAGGGGGGATTTGGCCATGTTTACAAG GGCAAGCTTCCTGGAGGAGAGGAAATAGCAGTAAAGAGGCTTTCAAAAATCTCTGGCCAAGGCTTACAGGAGTTCAAGAATGAAATTATTCTGATTGCCAAATTGCAGCATAGAAATCTTGTTCGATTATTGGGATGCAGCATTCAGGGTGATGAGAAGATGCTGATTTATGAATATATGCCAAATAAAAGCCTGGATTACTTCCTTTTTG ACCCTGAGAAGCAAGGGCTATTAGAGTGGAATAAACGTTTCGAAATAATTGAAGGGATCGCCAGAGGCCTTCTTTATCTCCATAGAGATTCAAGACTACGAATCATTCACCGGGACCTGAAGGCTAGTAACATTTTGTTGGACGAGGGAATGAACCCAAAGATTTCAGACTTCGGCATGGCCAGAATATTTGGGGCTAACCAAAATGAAATAAACACAAACAGAGTTGTTGGCACATA CGGTTACATGGCACCCGAATACGCCATGGAAGGCCTATTCTCAGTGAAGTCTGATGTTTATAGCTTTGGAGTATTACTGCTAGAGATTGTCAGTGGCCGAAGGAATACTAGCTTCCGTATGACAGATCACGTTATCCTTATTGCTTAT GCATGGGATCTTTGGAGTGAAGGTAAAGCAATGGAGATGGTTGATCCTTCCATCCGAGATTCATGTAACGAAAACGAAGTGTTGAGATGCATACAACTCGGCATGTTGTGTGTGCAAGATTCTGCACTTCATAGACCAAACATGGCATCAGTTGTACTCATGCTGGAGAGCAGCACAACAAGCATTCCATTGCCTAGGGAACCCACTTTTACTTCTGTCAGAGCCTCTATAGATACAGAAACTTTTATGGAAGCACAAGAAATCACTTCGTCGAATGACTTGACAGTTTCAATG GGAGAAATTTCAACCATAAGCAACGAGGTTGTGGATTGA
- the LOC7497013 gene encoding G-type lectin S-receptor-like serine/threonine-protein kinase B120 isoform X1 yields the protein MITMSRSPVIVFFFSLLFLAPSCHAATNTLTKGQSIKDGETLISVDENFELGFFSPGNSTSRYVGVRYSKIQDQAVIWVANRDKPISGTDGVLRIGEDGNLMVVDGNGSSVWSSNASFVSSNTTLMLDTTGNLILSSNDSIGDTDKAYWQSFNNPTDTYLPHMKVLIGSAEIHAFTSWKSTSDPSPGNFTMGVDPRGAPQIVVWEQSRRRWRSGHWNAQIFSGVPSMAASTTYRYGFKVTPGNDGKFYLTYNPSDPSELMKFQITWNGFEEQKRWNESTKAWQVMQSQPSEECEKYNHCGNFGVCTPSGSPNCRCLEGFQPRHPDQWRLGNWSGGCERRSPLQCQRNASNGGEDGFKAVRCTKLPDFADVYQLSSDDCKKWCQNNCSCKAYAHVTGIQCMIWNGDLTDVQNHMQSGNTLYMRLAYSELDHSRMSTYVIVLIVSAGLAFLAICIWLLWMLKKKLKVLPTATPASMSTNHELQVYDLSRSKEYPTDLSGPGDLVIEGSQVNGPDLPMFNFNCVAAATNNFSEENKLGQGGFGPVYKGKLPGGEEIAVKRLSKISGQGLQEFKNEIILIAKLQHRNLVRLLGCSIQGDEKMLIYEYMPNKSLDYFLFDPEKQGLLEWNKRFEIIEGIARGLLYLHRDSRLRIIHRDLKASNILLDEGMNPKISDFGMARIFGANQNEINTNRVVGTYGYMAPEYAMEGLFSVKSDVYSFGVLLLEIVSGRRNTSFRMTDHVILIAYAWDLWSEGKAMEMVDPSIRDSCNENEVLRCIQLGMLCVQDSALHRPNMASVVLMLESSTTSIPLPREPTFTSVRASIDTETFMEAQEITSSNDLTVSMGEISTISNEVVD from the exons ATGATCACCATGAGCAGGAGccctgttattgtttttttcttctccttgttgTTTCTAGCTCCCTCTTGCCATGCTGCGACTAATACGCTAACCAAAGGCCAATCGATTAAAGATGGTGAAACCTTGATATctgttgatgaaaactttgAGTTGGGATTCTTTAGCCCTGGAAATTCCACTTCAAGATATGTTGGTGTTAGGTATTCCAAGATTCAGGACCAGGCTGTCATCTGGGTTGCTAATAGAGACAAACCAATATCTGGTACTGATGGAGTCTTGAGGATAGGTGAAGATGGGAATTTGATGGTTGTAGATGGAAATGGAAGTTCAGTTTGGTCAAGCAATGCTTCATTTGTGTCTAGTAACACAACATTAATGCTTGACACTACAGGCAATCTTATTCTCTCAAGCAATGATAGTATTGGTGACACAGATAAGGCCTATTGGCAAAGCTTCAATAATCCTACGGATACGTATCTGCCACACATGAAAGTTCTTATAGGTTCTGCAGAGATTCATGCCTTCACTTCATGGAAATCTACAAGCGATCCTTCACCAGGAAACTTCACCATGGGAGTTGATCCTCGCGGAGCACCACAAATAGTGGTTTGGGAGCAATCGAGAAGAAGGTGGAGAAGTGGGCATTGGAATGCGCAAATATTCTCAGGTGTGCCATCTATGGCAGCTTCTACCACTTACCGATATGGATTTAAGGTCACTCCTGGAAACGATGGAAAGTTTTATTTAACATACAATCCATCAGATCCTTCTGAATTGATGAAGTTTCAAATAACTTGGAATGGGTTTGAAGAGCAGAAAAGGTGGAATGAAAGTACAAAGGCGTGGCAAGTAATGCAATCACAGCCTTCTGAAGAGTGTGAGAAATACAATCACTGTGGAAATTTTGGAGTCTGTACTCCATCGGGATCTCCCAACTGCAGATGTCTAGAAGGGTTTCAGCCAAGGCATCCAGATCAGTGGAGACTAGGAAATTGGTCAGGAGGATGTGAAAGAAGGTCTCCTTTACAGTGCCAGAGGAACGCCAGTAATGGTGGAGAAGATGGGTTCAAAGCAGTAAGGTGCACGAAGTTGCCTGATTTTGCAGATGTGTATCAATTGTCCTCTGATGATTGCAAAAAATGGTGTCAAAATAACTGTTCGTGTAAGGCGTATGCGCACGTCACTGGGATTCAATGCATGATATGGAATGGGGACTTGACTGATGTCCAGAATCATATGCAAAGTGGGAACACCCTGTACATGCGTCTCGCGTATTCTGAATTAG ATCACAGCAGGATGTCTACTTATGTGATAGTACTGATAGTTTCGGCTGGACTGGCCTTCCTAGCCATCTGTATATGGCTACTGTGGATGCTCAAAAAGAAACTCAAAG TTTTGCCAACAGCTACCCCAGCTTCAATGTCGACAAATCATGAATTACAAGTTTATGATTTGAGCAGAAGTAAAGAGTATCCAACAGATCTTTCTGGACCTGGTGACCTTGTTATAGAAGGGAGCCAAGTAAATGGTCCAGATTTGCCGATGTTCAATTTCAACTGTGTTGCAGCTGCAACAAACAATTTTTCTGAAGAAAACAAGCTTGGGCAGGGGGGATTTGGCCCTGTTTACAAG GGCAAGCTTCCTGGAGGAGAGGAAATAGCGGTAAAGAGGCTTTCAAAAATCTCTGGCCAAGGCTTGCAGGAGTTCAAGAATGAAATTATTCTGATTGCCAAATTGCAGCATAGAAATCTTGTTCGATTATTGGGATGCAGCATTCAGGGTGATGAGAAGATGCTGATTTATGAATATATGCCAAATAAAAGCCTGGATTACTTCCTTTTTG ACCCTGAGAAGCAAGGGCTATTAGAGTGGAATAAACGTTTCGAAATAATTGAAGGGATCGCCAGAGGCCTTCTTTATCTCCATAGAGATTCAAGACTACGAATCATTCACCGGGACCTGAAGGCTAGTAACATTTTGTTGGACGAGGGAATGAACCCAAAGATTTCAGACTTCGGCATGGCCAGAATATTTGGGGCTAACCAAAATGAAATAAACACAAACAGAGTTGTTGGCACATA CGGTTACATGGCACCCGAATACGCCATGGAAGGCCTATTCTCAGTGAAGTCTGATGTTTATAGCTTTGGAGTATTACTGCTAGAGATTGTCAGTGGCCGAAGGAATACTAGCTTCCGTATGACAGATCACGTTATCCTTATTGCTTAT GCATGGGATCTTTGGAGTGAAGGTAAAGCAATGGAGATGGTTGATCCTTCCATCCGAGATTCATGTAACGAAAACGAAGTGTTGAGATGCATACAACTCGGCATGTTGTGTGTGCAAGATTCTGCACTTCATAGACCAAACATGGCATCAGTTGTACTCATGCTGGAGAGCAGCACAACAAGCATTCCATTGCCTAGGGAACCCACTTTTACTTCTGTCAGAGCCTCTATAGATACAGAAACTTTTATGGAAGCACAAGAAATCACTTCGTCGAATGACTTGACAGTTTCAATG GGAGAAATTTCAACCATAAGCAACGAGGTTGTGGATTGA